A genome region from Pseudanabaena sp. Chao 1811 includes the following:
- a CDS encoding methyl-accepting chemotaxis protein: protein MANKPPFSRKKVSAKKKRKAAVAAAPISRQASNKSSWLNNLPINTKIFLAIGLTSFLPLICFAIAALYLDISLMPIVNQEAQAQLSNVTFFVFGLAFIVLLMSSLLSLVIGGTLSKRIRNLEAIAKEYATGNLDAGTFGTRVELGAADEVGKLADILNLMTVNLAQNRQDQSTAQMEAEVQNNIFEDEISHLLDVVSDLELGDLTAKAEVSPHATGLIADTLNRLSEQLAEVLAAVLKTAQQVTIRTDRLEQLAIAVSQNAEQQEALVVQARLGIEDVNQLAQDAAQQAIAANRAVQRVRSAVRQGEEQIIYLTASIESLQAATVQMVQRIKNLGEFVALAKQFVLDQKRLASLTQVLATNASMVATRALEQRDPQQFVSVAREFEAIASQVNALATQTNQGLVVLQQRTGFVEVVVSGIDQDVRDVNSLVSDFTKSVDSSEQSFTNIATVTEELADIGMSVTESSSSIAEAVKFSLASIQDIEAIAERSASQAQFTRDQSGKMGKLARQLLERVQFFRLPAILQSDNNELEDLDSIEVESIQVAK from the coding sequence ATGGCAAATAAACCTCCCTTTTCGCGCAAAAAAGTTAGTGCTAAAAAAAAGAGGAAGGCTGCCGTTGCTGCTGCCCCGATATCTAGACAAGCTTCTAATAAAAGTAGTTGGTTAAATAATTTACCGATTAACACCAAAATTTTCTTAGCGATTGGATTAACAAGCTTTTTGCCGTTAATATGCTTTGCGATCGCTGCTTTGTATCTAGATATTAGCCTCATGCCGATTGTGAACCAAGAAGCTCAGGCTCAACTATCTAATGTCACATTTTTTGTGTTTGGCTTAGCCTTTATTGTGCTATTAATGAGTTCCCTATTGAGTTTGGTGATTGGTGGGACTCTCAGCAAGCGGATTCGGAACTTGGAGGCGATCGCTAAAGAATATGCTACAGGTAACTTGGATGCAGGTACTTTTGGGACAAGGGTAGAGCTTGGTGCAGCCGATGAGGTTGGTAAGTTAGCCGATATCTTGAATTTAATGACGGTTAATTTGGCTCAGAATCGACAAGATCAGTCCACCGCTCAGATGGAGGCAGAAGTCCAGAACAATATTTTTGAGGATGAAATTTCCCACTTGCTAGATGTGGTATCCGATCTGGAGCTAGGCGATCTCACCGCTAAGGCAGAGGTTAGCCCCCATGCGACAGGTCTGATTGCGGACACACTCAACCGTCTCTCAGAGCAGTTAGCAGAGGTACTTGCAGCCGTTTTGAAAACTGCACAGCAAGTCACTATTCGCACCGATCGCCTTGAACAGTTGGCGATCGCGGTATCCCAAAATGCTGAGCAACAGGAGGCGCTAGTTGTGCAAGCCCGTTTAGGCATTGAGGATGTTAACCAATTAGCACAGGATGCAGCTCAACAGGCGATCGCGGCGAATAGAGCGGTGCAAAGGGTGCGATCAGCCGTGCGGCAAGGGGAGGAACAGATTATTTACCTCACTGCTTCGATTGAGTCCCTCCAAGCTGCGACCGTACAGATGGTACAAAGGATTAAAAATCTCGGTGAATTCGTTGCGCTTGCAAAACAGTTTGTGTTGGATCAAAAACGCTTAGCGTCATTAACTCAGGTGCTAGCAACCAATGCTTCGATGGTGGCAACAAGAGCCTTAGAGCAGAGAGACCCTCAGCAATTTGTATCAGTGGCAAGGGAATTTGAAGCGATCGCCTCACAGGTAAATGCCTTGGCGACGCAGACTAATCAGGGGCTGGTGGTACTACAACAACGCACAGGATTTGTGGAAGTGGTAGTTTCAGGGATTGATCAGGATGTGCGCGACGTGAATAGCCTTGTGTCGGACTTCACTAAGAGTGTTGATAGCTCTGAGCAATCTTTTACCAACATTGCTACGGTTACTGAGGAACTGGCGGATATTGGCATGTCTGTAACCGAGTCATCTAGCTCGATCGCTGAGGCCGTAAAATTTAGCTTAGCCTCCATCCAAGATATTGAGGCGATCGCTGAGCGTTCTGCTTCTCAGGCACAATTTACCCGCGATCAATCGGGCAAGATGGGTAAATTAGCAAGGCAATTGCTAGAAAGAGTACAGTTTTTCCGTTTGCCTGCAATTCTCCAATCCGATAATAATGAACTTGAAGATCTGGACTCCATCGAAGTTGAGAGTATCCAAGTAGCAAAATAA
- a CDS encoding response regulator translates to MTDRFLIIDDSATQRHLLSSFLQDLGHAVDLCESTIGALEKIINNHYTAVFLDIVLPDQDGYRFLREVRSHHQTADQYVILYSTKTTKLEIDYGLKRAKANDYLPKPVSRESLSEVLRKLPQHV, encoded by the coding sequence ATGACCGACCGTTTTTTAATAATTGATGACTCTGCAACTCAAAGGCATTTATTAAGCTCTTTCTTGCAGGATTTAGGTCATGCTGTAGATTTGTGCGAATCAACCATCGGGGCTTTAGAAAAAATTATCAACAACCATTACACGGCAGTTTTTCTAGATATTGTCTTACCCGATCAAGATGGTTATCGATTTCTGCGTGAAGTGCGATCGCACCATCAGACTGCTGATCAGTATGTGATTCTGTACTCAACTAAAACTACCAAGTTGGAAATAGACTATGGCTTAAAGCGAGCCAAGGCTAATGACTATTTACCCAAGCCTGTGAGCCGTGAGTCATTGTCGGAAGTCTTACGGAAATTGCCTCAACATGTCTAA
- a CDS encoding PDC sensor domain-containing protein codes for MASTPKTKTATSVGKSAQETSKRSPKSPAPKQSKPKGSLGLGLLLIAIGTSLIGLGGLGYLFYQELLSSSKREVDRSAESQTQQIAAKLDNVRQSTDGVANAAKALSQQAPKPKTVEQYQRLLIDGVQRSEQVAGIGIVQNENLLFTAPKPTVPYVLKEKSGLKLTGAAQKLAAPNDKLFAGNRSDLQNSPPYKSPITKAKESWSESYSALGKTVITYSAPIADGQKVLGVVNADAIASNLLTVSTSSNSDSKVGFVVVSASGKVITASDQFQETQAQSPTTAEALKNLVQQSNAQAAGIAQVGGNLWAYRKIDGTDWVVATYLPESEITNKLLVLVGGAAIGISAILAIAILGFINSLKKRLQPLTEECDRFLSQQGANNVNLAGKDEIDRLSLSLKSTLQKAKTNEVRLRSEVIQSPSSLDDTTSAQVQQSVAERELMEAEVGDLLDVVSSMEEGDLTIEAQVNDRATGLVADTLNRLREKLVEIISSVLGTAQQVAQGASDLEELARTVVLNTAEQAQSVAQGQALTAQVAVIAQRSSEQVSVANQSLQEVRNTVTSGQTAIDNLTESISVLQTGSAQIVQRMKTLGEFVGLAEQFVQDQGQIAQQTQVLALNATLVAASAVEQKDPKQFAGVARQFESIAVQVNDLATQTNQGLTVLQNRTSQIQTVVTAIDAEVQNLSGLVAGFTTGVQSSQSAFQSIQVATEEVVQIGQTITESSIEITEAAGSTASYISEIAQLADRTAELTRAARQQAEAMGNQAQQLLQGIQFFRLPASTGLPTSGNYAGNAEVNAFTDSPNTSINSLVDVSTEANDAEANNNLVAPVIALATVATAVAISQSGQDAPAEYHDSTEEQVDNTVADSQYLESLLDDGINDEFSENDATSYAGEIETPQEQDFAAISDNFSNEQADPHAFVDTNESANALLDYDDTPIQSPDATYAELTDISVIEKSLLDDLRQEIYEDFVDDDTPIATDLDTETESTLKNPMEGVDEFAIAEASSDPIIVSATSSFIEDTAFGIPLPLSEEALAHLPTSVDFTIPDLDDHDFEIPKMDIQSTLDNSNSFFDADSIQLVENTESNVTDFDDPFAMQQTIETSDDAINDDVFAQDLQDVNLSGHSDHSDGFDSNQSDDYNNYVSHEEFNDSLESDFESTSNEDFGNVFDTSFDESPFDPEFGEALTSSNGADNQLDPTFDNSYDNFTEDVSYDDSLDVYAQEDANNQSDLEQFHDIPSNSMDANIANATEAPDATDIDSSDISPDNLTGLPNQIPDIYLEELSDEALSDEDEFEFDFPESLSATSNYESDDLGSSNFFNEPSFTQDDADFVNANEALVDPFAINNADISEDAYQEEDYLAQEQNYLFAEPAIAPTTDLQNNLDLETPVSDFSFELEEDLATSSDSFSDQLDDDLNGLDGLSDLSLPDLSENVESSHEFFDNSITYQNVEESTDQFADQADQFADPFAIDDVTQEDDAFGAEIAIASDDDLQNLSNLDPLESPSTEFAFDLEDDSPTIVTSFDELNDSSNLFDGSTLLQNELDATNSVDDKHDFEVASVPQEENIPEESYFDDLEEESSGSLWSSDAIVPDLAAQSDLSSVEVDNISSLDESPDAEFEFPDFSELAEEVEPDIGLSQFTQIEVAISEDLSDVGQVDIQDDLAEQLDLSDSSSPEFEFPDFSEILATDDAQLNEVNEGFSVEVSNSSNNFDDFDSFPSLDDEAVASVDNLLSDELSDEESDVSLLFNNLSIDSANDDEFGGDDSSAISQDQFAQQDAFDISEEENAEYGDAYGDSFADGFAESLETSTGLIYLSETSEETQNPSATSEIEDAAIFDTLADDLDAFEALDAEFPENSLETMTDAENSEFLEFSEDSLNPSISETSETDALNLGDGFTELSDESSDTSMNWLEELTVEEEETTGAFADLSIDQFSPPTNNFPDLSADPFADSSYGFADNLLDSLMEESDQEVADLSTDFPDLSMDVDLSSSNLPSSSFPSIDTLNAEESDDSESQFDFDFGAFDDFDDDDSNVDASVSNTNNATISARAEIEDFLSGALGIEEFTDDTPNSTTTQSDRVIPNKPDAKSPNLDDLAK; via the coding sequence ATGGCAAGCACACCTAAAACAAAAACAGCAACTTCTGTAGGCAAGAGCGCACAGGAAACTTCAAAGCGATCGCCTAAGTCTCCAGCCCCTAAACAGAGCAAACCTAAAGGCTCTCTGGGGCTAGGTTTGTTGCTGATTGCGATTGGCACATCGCTCATAGGGTTAGGCGGTTTAGGATACTTATTTTATCAAGAATTACTAAGTAGTTCAAAGCGTGAGGTTGATCGCTCTGCCGAATCCCAGACCCAACAGATTGCGGCTAAGCTCGACAATGTGCGTCAATCTACCGATGGAGTTGCCAATGCAGCAAAGGCATTATCTCAACAAGCACCAAAGCCTAAAACTGTAGAACAATATCAAAGGCTGCTGATCGATGGGGTACAAAGGTCGGAACAAGTTGCAGGTATCGGAATTGTCCAAAATGAAAACCTCCTGTTTACTGCCCCAAAGCCGACAGTCCCCTATGTTTTGAAGGAAAAATCTGGGCTTAAACTTACAGGAGCAGCTCAGAAACTCGCCGCCCCCAATGACAAACTATTTGCGGGTAATCGTTCAGACTTGCAAAATAGTCCTCCTTACAAATCACCAATCACCAAAGCGAAAGAGTCTTGGTCAGAGTCTTACAGCGCTCTAGGCAAGACCGTAATCACCTACAGCGCCCCAATTGCTGATGGGCAGAAGGTATTGGGTGTGGTTAATGCTGATGCGATCGCCAGCAACCTTTTGACCGTATCCACCAGCTCCAACAGTGACAGTAAAGTTGGCTTTGTCGTTGTTAGTGCCAGTGGCAAAGTAATTACTGCCTCTGACCAGTTCCAAGAAACACAGGCACAAAGTCCTACAACAGCCGAAGCTCTCAAAAATTTGGTGCAGCAATCTAACGCTCAAGCCGCAGGTATTGCTCAAGTAGGGGGAAATCTTTGGGCATATCGTAAAATCGATGGTACGGATTGGGTTGTGGCAACATATTTGCCAGAATCAGAAATCACCAACAAGCTATTGGTATTAGTCGGTGGTGCAGCAATCGGTATTAGCGCCATTTTAGCGATCGCGATATTAGGCTTTATTAATTCCCTAAAGAAACGTCTCCAGCCACTTACCGAAGAATGCGATCGCTTTTTGAGCCAACAGGGTGCTAACAATGTCAATCTAGCAGGCAAGGATGAAATTGATCGCCTTAGCCTGTCACTAAAAAGTACTTTGCAAAAAGCGAAAACTAATGAAGTAAGGTTGCGAAGTGAAGTAATTCAATCGCCATCAAGCCTAGACGATACCACCTCTGCTCAGGTACAACAGAGCGTTGCTGAGAGAGAATTGATGGAAGCGGAAGTTGGCGATCTGCTTGATGTTGTTTCCTCAATGGAGGAAGGTGATCTGACCATTGAAGCTCAAGTCAATGACCGTGCCACAGGATTAGTCGCCGATACCCTTAACCGTCTGCGCGAAAAACTGGTAGAAATTATTTCGAGTGTCTTAGGTACAGCCCAGCAAGTCGCACAGGGAGCCTCAGATCTTGAGGAACTTGCCCGTACCGTGGTGCTAAATACCGCTGAGCAAGCCCAGTCCGTTGCTCAGGGACAGGCTTTAACCGCCCAAGTAGCCGTGATCGCTCAGCGATCGTCAGAACAGGTAAGTGTTGCTAACCAGTCACTGCAAGAAGTCCGTAATACTGTTACTTCTGGTCAAACGGCTATTGATAACTTGACTGAAAGTATCAGTGTCTTGCAAACAGGTTCCGCTCAAATCGTACAGAGAATGAAAACCCTTGGCGAATTTGTGGGCTTAGCGGAGCAGTTTGTGCAGGATCAAGGACAAATTGCACAGCAAACGCAAGTCCTCGCACTCAATGCTACCCTCGTTGCCGCAAGCGCTGTTGAACAAAAAGATCCCAAGCAGTTTGCGGGAGTAGCACGTCAATTTGAGTCGATCGCAGTTCAGGTCAATGACTTGGCAACCCAAACTAATCAAGGACTAACTGTTCTCCAAAATCGGACTTCTCAAATCCAAACCGTTGTTACGGCAATTGATGCTGAGGTTCAAAACCTAAGTGGACTAGTTGCAGGTTTCACGACGGGTGTACAGTCTTCCCAATCTGCTTTCCAGAGCATTCAAGTTGCTACTGAAGAAGTTGTGCAAATCGGACAAACTATTACGGAATCTAGTATTGAGATTACGGAAGCGGCGGGATCGACAGCTAGTTACATCAGTGAAATTGCCCAGCTAGCTGATCGCACTGCTGAACTAACGCGAGCAGCCCGTCAGCAAGCCGAAGCTATGGGCAACCAAGCGCAACAGTTATTACAAGGCATTCAATTTTTCCGTTTACCCGCATCTACTGGCTTACCCACTTCTGGTAACTATGCGGGGAATGCAGAAGTTAACGCCTTTACCGATAGCCCTAATACTTCTATCAACAGTTTGGTTGATGTCTCAACAGAAGCTAACGACGCTGAGGCAAATAACAATCTCGTTGCCCCTGTGATCGCGTTAGCGACAGTAGCTACAGCAGTTGCAATTTCTCAATCAGGACAAGATGCTCCCGCAGAATACCATGATTCGACTGAGGAGCAGGTAGATAATACTGTCGCTGATAGTCAATATCTTGAATCCCTGCTTGACGATGGTATTAATGATGAATTTTCAGAAAATGATGCAACTAGCTATGCTGGAGAGATAGAAACGCCACAGGAGCAAGATTTTGCGGCTATTTCCGATAACTTTAGTAATGAACAGGCAGATCCCCATGCCTTTGTCGATACCAATGAATCTGCTAATGCCTTACTAGACTATGACGATACCCCGATCCAATCTCCAGACGCAACCTATGCAGAGCTAACAGACATATCCGTGATTGAAAAATCTCTACTGGACGATCTCAGACAAGAGATTTATGAAGACTTTGTCGATGATGACACTCCAATCGCTACAGATCTAGACACAGAGACTGAGTCAACACTCAAAAATCCAATGGAAGGGGTAGACGAATTTGCGATCGCGGAAGCCTCTAGTGATCCAATCATCGTCTCTGCTACATCTTCATTTATAGAAGACACTGCTTTCGGTATTCCCTTACCCCTGTCTGAAGAAGCACTTGCCCATTTACCAACATCCGTTGATTTTACAATCCCTGATCTCGATGATCATGATTTTGAAATTCCTAAGATGGATATTCAATCCACTTTAGATAATTCCAATTCATTCTTTGATGCTGATTCAATTCAGCTAGTTGAGAATACGGAGAGCAATGTCACTGACTTTGACGATCCCTTTGCTATGCAGCAAACCATAGAAACAAGTGATGATGCTATTAACGATGATGTGTTTGCTCAAGATTTACAAGATGTAAATCTTTCAGGTCATTCAGATCATTCAGATGGATTTGACTCTAATCAGTCCGATGACTACAACAACTATGTATCCCATGAAGAGTTTAATGACTCATTAGAATCTGATTTTGAAAGTACATCAAATGAAGATTTTGGCAATGTATTTGATACATCTTTTGATGAGTCTCCCTTTGATCCTGAGTTTGGGGAAGCGCTAACCAGTTCTAATGGTGCAGATAATCAATTAGACCCAACCTTTGACAATTCCTATGATAATTTTACAGAGGATGTTAGTTATGATGATTCTCTTGATGTGTATGCTCAAGAAGATGCAAATAATCAATCCGATCTAGAGCAATTCCACGATATTCCCAGCAATTCGATGGATGCTAATATTGCCAATGCTACTGAAGCACCAGATGCCACAGATATTGATAGTTCAGATATTAGTCCAGATAATTTAACTGGCTTGCCCAATCAAATTCCTGATATTTATCTTGAAGAATTATCTGATGAAGCATTGTCAGATGAAGATGAGTTTGAATTTGATTTTCCAGAAAGCTTGTCAGCTACATCTAATTATGAATCTGATGATTTAGGCTCAAGCAACTTCTTTAATGAACCTAGCTTTACTCAAGATGATGCAGATTTCGTTAATGCTAACGAAGCGCTTGTTGATCCTTTTGCTATTAACAATGCCGACATCTCAGAAGATGCTTATCAAGAAGAGGATTATTTGGCTCAAGAGCAAAATTACCTATTTGCAGAACCAGCGATCGCACCAACTACGGATCTACAAAATAATCTCGACTTAGAAACACCAGTTTCGGATTTTTCCTTTGAATTAGAGGAAGATTTAGCAACTAGTTCTGATAGTTTTTCTGATCAATTAGACGATGATTTAAATGGCTTAGATGGCTTGTCTGACCTGTCTCTGCCTGACTTGTCTGAAAACGTAGAATCATCTCATGAGTTTTTTGATAATTCTATTACCTACCAGAATGTTGAAGAATCTACTGATCAATTTGCCGATCAAGCAGATCAATTTGCCGATCCCTTTGCTATTGATGATGTAACACAAGAGGACGATGCGTTTGGGGCAGAAATTGCGATCGCTTCAGATGATGATCTCCAAAACTTGTCAAACCTAGATCCCCTAGAATCACCATCAACGGAATTTGCTTTCGATCTAGAAGATGATTCACCAACCATCGTAACTAGTTTTGATGAACTTAATGATTCTTCTAATCTCTTTGATGGTTCTACTTTGCTCCAAAATGAGCTTGATGCCACTAATTCTGTTGATGATAAGCATGATTTTGAGGTTGCTTCAGTTCCTCAAGAAGAGAATATTCCAGAAGAAAGCTATTTTGATGATTTAGAGGAAGAGTCTAGTGGATCTCTATGGTCATCTGATGCGATCGTCCCTGATTTAGCAGCGCAGTCAGACTTGTCTTCAGTTGAGGTTGACAATATATCTAGCTTGGATGAAAGTCCTGATGCAGAATTTGAATTTCCTGACTTCTCAGAGCTTGCAGAAGAGGTTGAACCAGACATAGGCTTGTCCCAGTTTACCCAAATCGAAGTAGCAATCTCTGAAGATTTATCTGACGTTGGGCAAGTTGATATTCAAGATGATCTTGCTGAGCAATTAGACTTGTCTGATAGCTCTAGTCCAGAGTTTGAATTCCCAGACTTCTCAGAGATACTCGCAACTGATGATGCTCAATTAAATGAGGTAAATGAAGGGTTTAGTGTAGAGGTATCTAATAGTTCTAATAACTTTGATGATTTTGACTCTTTCCCATCCTTGGATGACGAGGCAGTTGCTTCTGTGGATAATCTGTTAAGTGATGAACTCAGCGATGAAGAATCAGATGTTAGCTTGCTCTTTAATAACTTATCTATTGATAGTGCAAATGATGATGAGTTTGGTGGTGACGATTCATCCGCTATTTCTCAAGATCAATTCGCTCAGCAAGATGCTTTTGATATATCTGAAGAGGAAAATGCTGAATATGGGGATGCCTATGGTGATAGCTTTGCAGATGGCTTTGCTGAATCATTGGAAACTTCTACTGGCTTAATATATCTGAGTGAAACATCAGAAGAGACTCAGAATCCATCAGCAACTTCAGAGATTGAAGATGCTGCAATTTTTGACACTTTAGCTGATGATCTAGATGCCTTCGAGGCTCTAGATGCAGAATTTCCAGAAAATTCTTTAGAGACGATGACGGATGCCGAAAATTCAGAATTTCTAGAATTTTCGGAAGATTCTCTAAATCCATCAATATCAGAAACATCTGAAACTGATGCGCTCAATCTAGGGGATGGATTCACTGAGTTATCTGATGAGTCTTCAGACACGTCAATGAATTGGTTAGAGGAGTTGACGGTTGAGGAAGAGGAGACTACGGGAGCTTTTGCTGATTTATCAATTGATCAATTTTCGCCACCTACAAATAACTTTCCCGATCTTTCTGCTGACCCATTCGCAGACTCTAGCTATGGATTTGCTGATAATTTGCTAGATAGTTTAATGGAGGAGTCTGATCAGGAGGTTGCCGATTTGTCTACAGATTTCCCAGATCTATCAATGGATGTTGACTTATCCTCCTCCAATTTGCCATCTTCTAGCTTTCCATCTATTGACACCTTAAATGCCGAAGAATCTGACGATAGCGAGTCTCAGTTTGACTTTGACTTTGGTGCATTTGACGATTTTGATGATGATGATAGTAATGTAGATGCTTCTGTAAGCAATACAAACAATGCAACTATTTCTGCTAGGGCAGAAATTGAGGATTTCCTCTCAGGTGCATTAGGAATAGAGGAATTTACTGATGACACCCCTAATTCAACTACCACACAATCTGATCGGGTAATCCCCAATAAACCTGATGCCAAATCTCCTAACTTAGATGATTTGGCTAAGTAG
- a CDS encoding chemotaxis protein CheW, protein MSKPHQFMPPNNRYIMAKVGDRTVTFPDVLVSEIMIVERNAILALPFYENVIVGVIHHQATVMPLLLLRLLIGEQRTLISESLTVVRLSKVADELSDQKLEGVGIIVDRVVGSLEAHEYQPSNDYSDYQNLELDSSDLLNLGKSDRIVTKKINQTVANIKENEYTPIEIILSSIHTHIWQPQRWGKYSVG, encoded by the coding sequence ATGTCTAAACCGCACCAATTCATGCCGCCGAATAATCGCTATATCATGGCAAAAGTCGGCGATCGCACAGTTACCTTTCCTGATGTTTTGGTGTCAGAAATTATGATCGTGGAGCGTAATGCCATCCTAGCTTTACCCTTTTATGAAAATGTGATCGTGGGGGTCATCCATCACCAAGCTACTGTGATGCCTTTGCTATTATTAAGATTATTAATTGGAGAACAACGGACTTTAATCAGTGAATCGCTGACGGTAGTGAGATTAAGTAAAGTTGCCGATGAGTTGAGTGATCAAAAGCTGGAAGGGGTGGGAATCATTGTAGACCGAGTTGTCGGTAGCCTTGAAGCTCATGAATATCAACCTAGTAACGATTACAGCGATTATCAAAACTTGGAGCTAGATTCATCTGATCTGCTGAATCTAGGGAAATCAGATCGCATTGTTACAAAAAAAATAAATCAAACAGTAGCGAATATTAAGGAGAACGAGTATACTCCCATTGAAATTATCCTATCGAGCATTCATACCCATATCTGGCAACCGCAACGCTGGGGTAAGTATAGTGTAGGATAA
- a CDS encoding response regulator, with amino-acid sequence MIAMTGSLPNSDLVSNNALNNNVAPNLADGQVVRNATLHILLAAMRVMSRSTGVIQVETKHHRWKLLLRGGGLVLAEEEGQVIPTLVRKYNNKGINFSRIPEWEQRQPNRPYCYPFVSNVYKKYPDITKEVLKEIVLENLLALHLEDNFSFVWQPAQDLKTDLPILQLSMLENAIANEVKQWQKFACVKHPYQVVQLVDAANLLARVGNDNFPVFAKVTTGQDRISAIADTFKQPTYRTALLLDKLAQKNIVSILPLQERRSEHEIGARYFVNLPVATKNEPKVFIVDDSPVLLQQMQRLLTNWGYQVDFTDNAEAATEKILDYKPSIVFIDINMPSLNGFDLIKQIRRQRDLSTLSLVLVTAENSMTNNFRARWANCRFLAKPRSSSDTPKFRDELRNLLRELAPLSTDTLV; translated from the coding sequence ATGATTGCTATGACAGGTTCCTTGCCTAACTCAGACCTCGTGTCAAACAATGCCCTAAACAACAATGTAGCTCCCAATTTAGCAGATGGACAGGTAGTGCGGAATGCCACATTACATATCCTACTCGCTGCTATGCGGGTTATGAGTCGTTCTACTGGCGTGATTCAAGTAGAAACTAAGCATCATCGATGGAAATTATTACTTAGGGGTGGAGGCTTGGTCTTAGCAGAGGAAGAAGGTCAAGTAATCCCGACATTAGTTCGTAAATATAATAATAAAGGGATTAATTTCTCGCGTATTCCTGAATGGGAGCAGCGCCAGCCCAATCGTCCCTATTGCTATCCTTTTGTTAGCAATGTTTATAAAAAATATCCTGATATTACGAAAGAGGTTTTAAAAGAGATTGTTTTAGAAAATTTGCTGGCTCTACATTTAGAAGATAACTTTTCTTTTGTATGGCAACCTGCTCAAGATTTAAAAACAGATCTACCGATTTTGCAACTATCCATGCTGGAAAATGCGATCGCTAATGAAGTCAAGCAATGGCAAAAATTTGCATGTGTCAAGCATCCCTATCAAGTCGTGCAGCTTGTGGATGCTGCGAATTTGTTAGCTAGGGTTGGTAATGACAATTTTCCCGTGTTTGCAAAGGTCACAACGGGACAAGATCGCATCAGTGCGATCGCCGATACTTTTAAGCAACCAACTTATCGGACAGCTCTACTACTAGATAAATTAGCCCAGAAAAATATTGTATCGATTTTGCCATTACAAGAACGCAGATCAGAGCATGAAATTGGTGCTCGTTATTTTGTAAATCTACCAGTAGCTACTAAAAACGAGCCTAAGGTTTTTATCGTTGATGATTCGCCTGTATTACTACAACAAATGCAGCGTTTGCTGACAAATTGGGGATATCAAGTTGACTTTACCGATAATGCTGAAGCTGCAACTGAAAAAATTTTGGACTATAAGCCAAGCATTGTCTTTATTGACATCAATATGCCAAGTTTAAATGGCTTTGATTTGATTAAACAAATCCGTCGCCAAAGAGATCTATCGACCCTTTCTCTTGTGTTAGTTACTGCTGAAAATAGCATGACTAATAACTTTAGAGCAAGATGGGCAAACTGTCGTTTTTTGGCTAAGCCAAGATCGTCTTCAGATACACCAAAATTCCGCGATGAATTGCGTAACTTATTGCGAGAACTTGCACCTTTATCAACAGATACATTGGTCTAA
- a CDS encoding alpha/beta fold hydrolase encodes MSSDRQLRQFKVICLHGHPGNSEAMQIFVKHFQARGIKAIAPDLRGYGRAKASSAFAMSDHIQDLWDLLEREREHPNTEFLILGWSLGGILAIELALRTFESHNNPQAATKPQIAGLILIATSAKPRSSLPKIAWWEYVNLVIAVISHLALAPIAPNTRWHIDWFGKRSLIKYLIQQHTKTAYDRIATTGAKAYLQTSRYAHIALMQALRQGYDRTQDLAKIQIPCLAIAAEQDRHITASSTAETAKLLPNCEFICYPHTAHLLPWEIGDRLLADIEAWCDRNMQ; translated from the coding sequence ATGAGTAGTGATCGCCAATTACGTCAATTCAAGGTTATCTGTCTGCATGGACATCCTGGCAATAGTGAAGCAATGCAGATCTTTGTTAAGCATTTTCAGGCGCGGGGGATCAAGGCGATCGCTCCAGATTTGCGTGGTTATGGCAGGGCTAAAGCTAGTTCTGCTTTTGCTATGTCTGATCACATTCAAGATCTTTGGGATTTATTGGAACGAGAGCGGGAGCATCCAAATACTGAATTTTTGATTTTGGGTTGGTCTTTAGGTGGGATTTTAGCGATCGAGTTGGCACTTCGTACCTTTGAGAGCCACAACAATCCCCAAGCGGCGACCAAGCCCCAAATTGCAGGGCTAATTCTGATTGCTACATCCGCTAAGCCCCGTAGTAGTTTGCCGAAAATTGCTTGGTGGGAATATGTAAATTTAGTGATTGCTGTAATTTCACACCTAGCTTTAGCACCGATCGCCCCCAATACTCGATGGCATATTGATTGGTTTGGCAAGCGATCGCTGATCAAATATTTAATCCAGCAGCATACAAAAACTGCCTATGACCGTATTGCCACTACAGGCGCAAAGGCTTATCTGCAAACTTCACGTTATGCTCACATAGCCTTAATGCAAGCACTGCGACAAGGCTATGATCGCACTCAAGATTTAGCTAAAATCCAAATTCCATGTTTAGCGATCGCGGCCGAGCAGGATCGGCATATTACCGCTAGTTCAACCGCCGAGACTGCCAAATTATTACCCAATTGCGAATTTATTTGTTATCCCCATACCGCGCATTTATTGCCTTGGGAAATTGGCGATCGCTTGTTAGCGGATATTGAGGCATGGTGCGATCGAAACATGCAATAA